The DNA segment TAGAGTAGGATGCTGACTTCTTTGGGAATATGCCAAGGAGCAGTATAGCTTTTTCTAGTTTTTAGtgttatattttagaaaaaatcttcagcaaatctttaaaaaaaatctattggatTCTTTAGCACATGTTTATTAAATACTTACACATAACAGGTCCTATTCTAGGTATTTTTTATGGGGCCCTTCTAGGTGATGTTATTAGGAGATGGAGGCACTGGAAGATCATAAGGCTATGAAGGCAATGCCCCAATGAATAAAATGAGTGATCTCATAAAACAGACTCCAAATGAAAAGAGACCTGAGAGGCTTTCTTCACCTCATCTATAATGTGAGGTCACAACAAAATAGACCATCCACGAGCCAGGAAGCAGATCCCTGAAAGACACAGACTCTGTCTACAGCTTGATTTTAGACTTTCTAGTCTCTGGAACTGCAAGAAATCAATTTGGTTGTTTATGAGACAACTTGCTTCTTTGGAGTTTTTTGTAGCAGCCCAAATGTGCTAATATAAGTTGTTTAGAAGACATGAATTAAACAGAAGAACTGGgaggaaaacacaaacttttaaaaaattagcgGCAGGGTAACCTTTGCATAACATTCAGGGTCAAAATGCAATAAGAGAAGAGAGTTTACCTAAAGATGAAAATAGTAGAGAAATAAAGAATTTTGCAGTGGGAAGATTTTATTAGATAATTTGAATTCATTATGCAGCCCCAAAATATTTCTGCTCcttggaaaacattttctttcactcAAATTAATTACTTATATTTATCTTGAAAAATTATGCCCAAGAAATTTCCATTTCTGTGATTAAGGAGCCCCAGTCACCTTGGTCTCTCTGCTTTTTCAGAGAGCACCaagaacaaaacacacaaaaaatatagaACTTCAGTTGAAGGTAGAGACTTGGAACTTTTGAAATAATATAATGGTAAGATTCCTGGGTTTTCATTTTGCCTCTCATGTACATACTGAGCAGGGCACAGGAGAAACATGCAACTCATAACTGATAACAAACACAGGTAAAATCAGCTTCAATCTCATGCtaaaaggctggagaaatggtgaGATAATACAGAACTTTTCTGGCAATGCTTtttctacaacaacaacaatgacaaaccTGGAAGCCTCACTGGGCTTGAAAAGGATCTTATTTCCCTCCTCTTTGCCCTCCCAAAAGCATTTCTCACGTTCTCTGAGCTGGGATTGGTGGAACTGAGTagagaaaaatgcatttaatgtTCCAATATGTTCCAGGCTAGAGTCAGTGAGTTGTTGTGGGGAAtttagtctctgtgtttacctGGGAGCAGAGATAGAGACATGTTGATATAGAGTACATGTATTATCTAAACAGTTTTAGTCAGAATTCTAATATTTCACACACTATGGTATTAACTGTGTGTAGAACGCACTGAATCAATATTGCTATAGAGAACTCAGAGTCAGTCAGTCTTTGGTATCACATAGTCAAGTTCAATTTTACCAGTGTCAGATTTTAGGTAATGATCTAATCCAGAAATCATGTGAAGTGGTGTTTTCATTTTAGAGAACTTTACATATACATAGCAATAGAGTTGGACACTGGGGAATTGGAACAAAACCCTAAGAAGAATATTGATAAGAATTTAacagaatatgattttttttcccaacaaCTCTCAAGTGATTCTCAAGTTCCAGCAAAACTCTGAGACGTGAGACAGAACCACTAGGCAAAGTAAATATTAAGGAGTAGGGAAAATATGTTGAGAGGTGTGATTAAAGGATTGCATGTGGGCCAAGCGAGCCTCTCTTTTTCAGTTGCTTTTTCTCCTCAACCCAAAGCTGAGTTCCTTATTACTGAGTGGCATTATGTCAGTTTAGGCAATAAAAGTCTACATAGGATCTGAGAGACAGTAAAGAAACTTTCCTTTAGTAAAATAGCTCTCATTGGCCTTCTGCTAGTTCTTAAGATCTATGAGAATTTCTCCAAGCTATTtgttcaaacaaacaagcaaacaaccacaacaacaaaaccacaatgAAAGACTGGACAATCAGGAGTACATTGGCATACTTGTCTTTTGCTGAGGACTTTAGTTTTTGCAAGGCTTGTTAAGATCAGGGTACTAGGAGGACTCGGTTTTTGTTAGTAGAACTCAGGGCATTTAGGTTGTGGCAGGGACAGTAGCTTGAATGTAATGTAGGATTTTATGCTTCCAGAAGctaggagggggtggggagatgacaTGGCTAGGTAAATGAAAGGACAGGGAGGGAGTCAGGGAGAGCATGGTGGAAACCTTGGACAGAGACAAGAAACTTTTAGGAGTACGAAAGATATTTTgggggcccagagagatggctcagctcttaagaATGCTTGTTCCTCTTGAAGAGGACAGGAATTCAGTTGTCAGCATCTGTGGCTGGTATCTCAGAAACACGTGGAACTCTATCTAggtccagaggacctgacttcctcttctgtcctttgtGAACGCAAgcgcacatacccacatacacacaagaaataaatctCTAAGAGCAATACTTTGATGCTTACGCTTGTTAGATCTTGTCAGACAAAAAGCTGGGTAAAGTTAAATGAATCTAATAACTTGTCTTagagtttataaaaagaaaaaatgggacaCTATAGATAGTTAATTAACTAGaaaacacttttttgttttttaatttttcccttttgctgaaaatagatttttttcactgaATATGTCTTGATCACAGTTTTTCCTCTCTACTCCTTCCACTTCCTGCCCTCTCCACTGCCCCTTCTACATGcttccaccccctttctgtctctcattagaaaacaaacagggttTGAAGGTATAATAAAATGCAAtaggataaaaaaacaaaatctaacacaccacaataggacaaaacaaaaaacataagaGTCCTtaagaaagcacaagaaacagatatcgatgcagagacccacttgttcgtACACTTAGAAAtgccataaaaacagaaaactggaagtctatatatctctatctatcccCAAGGACCTAGAGGGTTAAAAAGagaagtatatgtatatatgtatttctctttatatataatatatatctttatatataataaaggtaaaaaataagataaaatttaaaatatatattacaaaattaaattaaattaaaatttaaaaagataaagaaaaaataaagccctgacatgacattatgagacaatgAACATCCAAagataccactgagttcatttcctattggccatctactgctgggcatggagctacccttaagagtagtttgtttccccagtgagactcccttggaggaaaccgagttttcatttgcaagtggttatcaattggagataactTCTATATTAAGGATGGGGGCATGTGATCATTGTTGTGTGACATTTTGATTTCATtctaaaaataaagcttgctttgagtcagagtgcagagctagccactagctgaccaaaattaaccatagaggtttggaagACTGTAGACAGATAGGAAACAGGATGTagtaaggtggggctgagagaggatcttggcccttttggaggaaggaatggaagaggtaggaggtcactggtggcttctctgcagcttctctgatcattcaggttcttacctcaATATCTAActctcaaatttttattaataaagaataattaaacACTTCAGACCATGCCTCCTTTTAGCTCTAGGACCCTATCTGGTACAGTCCTATATAGGCCCTGGGCATGATGCCTCTGTTTCTGTGAATCCATGCATGTATCAGTTAAGAGGACCTTTTTCCTACTGGAGGGTTCCCTAACGCCTGAGAGGAGGGatatgatggagacatcctatcaGGGcggagtgtttcaaggtctctcactttctgcataatgtctgccTGTATTTGTTCTTActttcttcaggaggaagcttctctgatgatggccgagcaaggcactgatagatatatgagtatagtagaatgcCGTTAGGAGCCATTCTAGTACTACAttcttttagtagaacagtagtaaTTGTCTTTACCCTAGGTCCTGGGGCTCTTCTAGGATCAGGTTCTTGCTCACCTATGAAGtactagaaaaacattttaacaacAATTTGACAATGAGAAGAAAGTGGGGTGAGGAAAACAGTTAAATTTCAATACATGATATTTGAAGATCCTATACAGAATGTAATTGTTTGCTTCATTCAATTATATGAAAGAGTCCAGTGAGTGACGGGCTGGTAGACACAATGATAACAGGCAGCTTTTATTGCAGGTAATGAACTACAGTCACTGGTCTGcatgaggaaaggaggaaaacaatTATTATTAAATGAAACAAGTCTTCAATCTGGAAGCTATGTTCTTTTTTCTGTCCTTTACTAGTGAGCAGACCTTTATTTTTGCCATAGACTTTGCCTTgcagccatgtttttttttttttaattggatgatatcagtagatttttttaaaaactatttttctatttggtctgtgtgtttctgtgtatgagtgtgttagTTCTCAATCTTAGATAAAGAATCTACAGCAAATCAGTGAGCAGTTCACAATCCTTTCCTTACCTGTGTTCTCTACACAGTTGGTTACCTTCCTGGAACCCAACAACAATGCTTCCAGGGGCTGTTCAAACTCCAGCCTTTTACTTTGTTACCACTTAGCCTGGAGCCCTAGAGCTCATGTGTATTCTTGCCTCAGCCCTTGACAAATCAGGCAAATGTCTGGGCCGTTCCTGGAATACAATTCAGTCCATCCTGTGTGCTTTACCACCTGACACTCCTGATACTGAATAAACAGTTCAGTGGCCTATTGGCTTTGTCATTGTTTGCTTGCCTGGGAAGGAAAGATTTTTAATAGCTTCTACTGACGCAAAACTGAGCTGTTCCTGACTTCATACACCACCAGACAAAGCTCATGGATAGATACATCTCCCTCCAGAGTTGTTGCAGTACAGATATGGCAAGCAGCTGGAGTCGAAGATGAAGGACAGATTAGAGGAACTGAAGAACCACACTATTCATGGAAGAGTCCCTTCAGAATTGGATGACACCTTGATGTTTGACAACCATGCTTTTGAGAAGAGTGAAACAAACCCCATAGAAAAATTTTTACAGGAAGTGGCGGAGCTGTCCCTGGCACTGGCTGAGTTAGAAGGGCTATCTCGGTTAATAGACAAGAAGCAGCAAGGTGTCCTGTGTTGTACCACAGAGGAGAGTGTGTTCAAGGAGAAGAGTGAGTTGAACATCATAAAAGCCTCCTTTGCCAGCCAAGCCCAGCTCATTCAGCCTCAGCTAAGCACCATCCAGCATGAGTTGGCCACAGACTGTAAGTACTGGCGGGCTGAGCACCGCATTCGTCAGAGCCAGCTCTCTGTTCTCCTTGGTCACTACCGTGACATCATCAGCCACCACTATGCTCGTGAGACGCAGAATATGATCAGGCTGAAGGAAAAGATGGTGAGACAGGCAGAACTAGCTGGGGTGAAGCTCCAGGAAGAGGATCTGGAGAAACTGGTGGCTAACTCTGTGCCTCTTCAAATTGTGGGTTGTGATCTAGATGTTTTGAAAGCTAAGCGGGGCCTGGCTCTGGCTGAAGTACGTCACCAGCAGCTGCTGGACCTTGAGTACGAGATCAGTAAATTGCATACCATCTTTTTCCAAGTAGACATGTTCATCTCCGGACAGCAAGAGTTGCTGGATAACATTGAGTACAATATTTTGCACACCCAGGACTATGTGGAACAATCAAATGAGACAGTGAAGAAAGCCCTTAAATATAAGCGCCAATCACGCTTTTTGATGGCCATATCGGCTGTGGCAGGTCTTTGTGCCTGTTGTACATGCTTGTCCTGTATCACTGGCCCTGTGCATTGAGCAGGAAATATGACTTCTGGTATAGTGAGCAAATGCTGAAGAACAAAGACATTGTTTTGATACATAACCTTAGGGTTAGCATTGCAAATAAATGACTGCCAGCATCTGAGCTGGCAAACCTAATGCGACTTGTCTAGTTCCTCAAAGGCAGCAGGCAGTAAATAGGCTATTGTGCTGTGCTTTTCCTTATTGTTGTGCAATgtgttacataaaaaaaaaatctgttcaagTCTGGCTGCTTCTGCAGACACTGTTGCTCAGGAATTAGtgtttaattcattttctttttgcagcCGCTTGCTTTATGTTCCAGGATGACAcacttttcttgttttctactaTTAGAATCTCATTAgtgttttatgaaaatatatacgCTCCTTTTTTAAGGGAATGGCTAACAAAAAGAAGGGGGAAGATCACACTGccttactttctattgctgtgatgaaaacacCATAGGCAAGGTAACTTATACTAGAAAGAATTTAATGTGGAGGTAATAGCTTAGGAGGGCTACggtcatgaccatcatggtgggaagcatggcttcaggcagacaggcaggcatggcactggagcagtagttgagagcttagGTCTTGAGGCActaccatgaggcagagagagttaactgggaatggttgggcttttgaaacctcaaagcccaccctcagtgacatgcCTCCTttaacatggccacacctcctaatctttttcAAGCAGTTTCAATAACTGGGAACCAAgtctttaaatatatgagcctatgggggtcattctcatttaaCCTACCACACACACTGAGAATTCACTATACCGAGGCAGGCATACCAGATGGTGAATCAGGATGCAAATGATGCCAGGAAGAGAAAGATTACAAAAGTTGGTTAAAGGAGTATAAAAACTTGAGTTGAGAGACTGGACGATGGTGGTCAGGATACTGAGGAAAATTACAGAAAAGTAGAGTCCAAGATTATTTGAGTGTTCTGTGTACAGTCAGGGACACAGGGATGCCAAAAGCATGAATGAAGCTTGATTTGGAGGCTACTCACTCTCCTTAGCTCTACTGCCATCATGCTGTTTTATTCTGGGGAGAAAATGTCCCAGTTTGTCCTTCCTGGAGGTTGTCCGACAGTAAAAACACATGCTAATCGTATgtatggagggaggagggagttcTGGGCCACAGGGATTTCTGTGATGTAGACAGAAATGGGCCCTGATTAGGAGATCAGGCACATGAAGTTTTCCCAAAGGGAATTCACGCCCCATGATCAGAGAAAGGTTGAAGGATACTTAGTTTCAGTTACTCACAACCATGAACAAGCTGCCAACAAACTCAAcagtcctttctgctttctttataTACTGAAAAGAATTAATTTCCCTTTTCTAAGGAATCATTTCTCTACAATAGTTTGTAAAGAGAAAACAGACTCGGGTATTTGCATCTTCCTGATTCAGGAGCAGCAGCACCTGTAACCGGAACCTCCTTCTCCCTGAACTcctgcatgatttttttttaaatgttaacaaTCAGGAGAGTGTTGTCATCAGTGTCTTCATTAATTCAGTTAGTGTCACTCATGTCCCACAAAGAAATTCATCTCAAAGGAGAAGGTTCTGATCAACTTAGAATAGTTTATGCATCTTtcttaaacactgaaaattaaatgATGTATGAATTCAATGTGTGTGAGTCATTTCAAAGTATTATAAATACCTGCTCAGTTGGAACCTCCGGCTCACCCCTGCGTGATCTGGGAAACCTCATTCCTGTTTTTCTCTTCAAATCCCACCAGCTCAGGGTCTCTGAACAAAGGGAAGGTACCAAAAAGCCCCGTTCCACATTCTTAGCAGCTACGCAACTTCTTCCCTTGAAGTTGCCAGCCGCCCGAGTCCCTGCCtaaagtgctcagcttttgaccatacttaaGCATGAACCCAGCTTGTAGTGGAGacatcatcaccccttgcctacagGCTACATAAACTTCCTGCTTTAGTTAGGGTGGGTGGCTTCTCAGGCCTTAATCTCTAGGAGTGGAAAACTTGCCTGGGCATtactttgctcaaataaacctgttgttataCGTTTTAAACTTGGTTTGATCTGACTTACTGTGTTGGCAGAGAAACCTAATGTCGAGGGCATAGAACCTATTACTACCTTAGGAAAGCCACCGTACAGTTTTGCATTATTTGCTGAACTGCCATTTGTGCACTTGCTGATAGGTGCCTGCCATTCAATTTTTACAAATTGGAACTGACTAATTAGATACTTTTCTCCTAAATAATGAAGGTGAGCTTTCAAAAAATCACTGCAGTCTTGTTACTATTGTCCTAGACTAACTCGACCATCAAAATTACCAGGAAACTGATGTTTATATGTGCTCACATTATTTACACtagaatgaatatatttaaaactcaTTTTAGTATGCTTTCTtgcattatgtgtgtgcatttagcCACAAAACATGATAGAATTAATGAGATGTTAGTTGGAATGCTAAGTGACATTTTTCTTGTGGAGCTCGGCTGATGAGGTTTTCCACTTATTTCCTTCTGAATGcttgtatgtttttatatttcttgcTGTTATTTCAGTGAGCATTGTTGTTGTTGAGTATCTTGCCACTGACCTTGAGAATCAGAAGTGGTGGAAGAGATTTCTCTGTTGCTAGGAACCATGCTTTTCCATTATTTCTGAAAGGACAGTTATAGACCATTACAGTTGTTGCTACAATTTCAATTTCAGGAAAAAAAGCATGGCCAGCCTgtgagtgtttgtatgtgtgggaaGGGGCGTGGTGAAAGAAGGCCTTGGGAGATAAGGGTACA comes from the Peromyscus maniculatus bairdii isolate BWxNUB_F1_BW_parent chromosome X, HU_Pman_BW_mat_3.1, whole genome shotgun sequence genome and includes:
- the LOC121825605 gene encoding syntaxin-3-like, with protein sequence MKDRLEELKNHTIHGRVPSELDDTLMFDNHAFEKSETNPIEKFLQEVAELSLALAELEGLSRLIDKKQQGVLCCTTEESVFKEKSELNIIKASFASQAQLIQPQLSTIQHELATDCKYWRAEHRIRQSQLSVLLGHYRDIISHHYARETQNMIRLKEKMVRQAELAGVKLQEEDLEKLVANSVPLQIVGCDLDVLKAKRGLALAEVRHQQLLDLEYEISKLHTIFFQVDMFISGQQELLDNIEYNILHTQDYVEQSNETVKKALKYKRQSRFLMAISAVAGLCACCTCLSCITGPVH